The Paraburkholderia agricolaris genome includes the window CCGTGCCGCTCACCACCACGCCGTTATAGCCCCCGCCACCAATCTGCAACGCGCGGCCGTTCCAGCGGCGCGGCAAATTCAGGTCGAAGCGGATATCGGGTGTAGTGGCCTTGAGCCCTTTGATACGGCCGGTGATACGGCAATATTCGCCGCCCTGCTGATTGCCGGGCGCGGTGGCCGCTACCATGGCCGCGCTTTCGATCAGCACGCCGGCTGTGGGTATGGCGATCAGCTCAGGGGGCAGCACGGCGCCCGCGAGTTCCGCGCAGCGCATGGCGAGCGGGGCGTCCTTGGCCGCGGCGAATGCCGCTGGGGCGTTCAAGCACAGCATCGCGCCGACGGCTATGAGCAGCGTGCGCGAACCTCGCGTCAAATTCACATGGCGCACCAGGCCCGCACGCGCCCTCATCCGTAACGCGCGCGTCTGGCAGCCGTGCGCGACTGCTGCCCTTTCCAGTCGCTCCAGCCGCGCGCGATCATCAGCACTGCACCGATGGCAACCAGATCGCCGCCGAGGCCGATCAGCGTGCCGCGAAAGCCGTGGAACGTATGCGGTGTCGCCGTATCGACGATCAGCGATACCAGCGTGCCGGAGACGAAACATACCAGCCCGGTGCGGCCGACCGTCACCACGGCCGGCAACCGCTGTGCGAGCCACGCAATGCTGCCCGCGCGCACGAACTGCGCGGCGAGCCAGGCGATAACGACAAAGTTGATCACGCGTTCCACGGAAAGGTTCTGTTTAAGCACGCCGGGCAATGGCTGCGTCAGTATAAAGAGTTTGACGATCGCGAAGGCCAGCACGGCGACCACCGCGACGCGTGTGAGCCAGTGCGCCGTACGGGTGGCGTGAAAGCGCTCGCTGACGGGCTGCACCCGGCACAGAATACCAAGCACGAACATCAGTTGCCACGCAAACGGATTAAAAGCCCAGTCGGCCACGTCGTCAATGCTCAATAGCGCGGCCAGCGGCCGGGCCAGCGACCAGACCGTCAGGCTCAGACCCAGCGCCGCGAGCGACGACCGGCGCGCCAGCGGAACCACGAGCGGCACGCATAGCGCAAAGATCACGTACATGGGCAGCACGCTGGACAGATACGGCTGGCGCCGCAGCACGGCAATATCGAACGCCGCGTGCAGCGGCTGAACCGCGAATGGCTGCCAGCCCGTGAGGTCGATCATCGGCTGGTTCAGATGCAAGAGCGCGAGAACGGCACCGGACAGCAGGGTCAACACCGCGGTCAACAGATAGGCGCGGTAGATCTCCCAGCAGCGCCGGACGAAGCGCATTGCCGCCGCGCTTTCGCCGCGGCCCGCGAGCACCGCCGTATACGCCGCTGCCGACGCATAGCCGCCGAGGAATACGAACACTTCCGCCGAATCGCACAATGCATAAGTGTGCAACATCAGATGCGACAGCGTGCTACCGGGAATGTGGTCCAGCACGATGACGATCAACACGACGCCACGGAAGAAATCCACTTCGATCGAGCGTCCGCGACGAATGTCCATTCTGTATCTCGCAAGATGGCGCGTGCCTGCCAGGCGCCGTAGAAGGCCGGTATATGTCGTTGTTCCTGTTAGGAACTCCATGACAATAAATCGTTCCCACCGAACCCGTGCGCGCCATCCACGCGCGCTGACAACCACCCTTTAAACACATGCGAGGCGGCAGCAATCTGAAATTCGGATGTCGGTACGCCGTAATACTGGCTCGTCGCGCGCGAGGTTGACGGAAAACCTTGCAGCAAGTTTTGCGGCTTTTACTGTGTCCGGCGCGAGTGCGATCGGTAAAGGCAACTGAAGGCAGCTGAAAAAAATCACATATTCCAGCGCGCGATTTTTTTCGCTTTTTTTCATCGTAGGATGAATTTATGCATTTCCGCTGGAAGACAACCCCCATGAACAACAGGATCGCCGGCTTCGACGGATTGCGCGCGATTGCAGTCCTGATGGTCTTTTTTCAGCACCGTCTATTCGGTGAAATCGGTGAGATCGGCCACCTCGGCGTGTGGATTTTTTTCGCGCTGAGCGGCTTTCTGATCATCGGCATACTGTCCGCCCAACGCACACGTATCGAGAGAAACGGCAGCGGATTCGGCACCGAACTGAAGCGCTTCCTGTTCCGCCGCACGTTGCGCATCTTTCCGGTTTACTACCTGATGCTGGCGGTGATGTGCGTGCTGATGGCGCTGGGCATGGCAAGTCCTGAGCTGGCGGACGGCATGCCGTTTCATTTCGCTTATTTGTCGAACTTCTGGATCGGCTCCGTGCTGCATTACTGGCCAGGGCGGTACTCGCATCTCTGGAGTCTCGCGATCGAGGAACAGTTTTATCTCGTGGTCGCGCCATTGTTACTGCTGGTTACGGCGCGACGGCATCGTGCGGTGTGTCTCGCGATCGTCGCGGTTGGGCTGGTCTCGCTGTTAGCGATGCGCGCGGCACAGTGGCAGGAAATCACCATCTATACGCATCCGCTAACCAACTTCTGGCTACTGGCTTTGGGCGGCATGGGCGGCCTGATGATCGCAAGAGAAGCGAGCCGCCTACGCGCCGTGCTCGGACATGGCATGACGCTATTCGTACTGAGTGTGTGCCTTGTGGGGTTTTGCGCGACCGAGCCGAGGTGGAGCCAGTTGCACAGTCCGCTTGCCTTCACGATGGTCAACGCCGTGTATGGCGTCTGTATCGCGGCGCTTGTGGGTTCGATTGCGTGCTGCCGCAATGCAGTGGTGATCGGTCTGCTTGAAACCGGCTGGCTGGTGAACTTCGGGCGCATCAGCTACGGCTTTTATCTCTATCACAACCTGATTCCGGACCTGACTCGCAACCGCCACGCCACGGCGCTCTTCGGTGGCGTCGTACCGGTCTGGGCGCACGCCGCCGGAATTGTCGCGTCGTTCCTGATTTCGCTGACGCTGGCCGTGCTGTCCTGGCGGTTGATCGAGGCACCGATTCTGCGCCTGAAAACAAGGCACACGCGGACTGACACGACGGATCGGGCCAGCGCGCAGAGAGTGCCGGCGCTTGCCGCCTCGCCTGCCGCCTCAGTTGCAACCTCCGCTGCCGCTCGCAACGAGCGTGCACGGAAGGATGAAGATGTCACGTCAGATGCGATTTGAATGCAGAGAAGCTTACGATATGCCTTCATGCGGTTTGAACGCAGGCACGGTATCATGCGGCCTCACTTAGCCGGCTGCTTCGATCCTTGCGACACGCGGGCACTGAACAGGCCGAACAATAAAAACAAGCCACTGCCCGCGAACGCCGCTGCACCTGGTCCGCGCGGTTGGCTCGCGGACACCAACGATGTTTCATTTCAGTTTTGCCGACGGCGTGCTTGGCGCGAGCCTGCAGACGCTCAGTCTCTACGCGCTGCTTGGCATCATTGCGGCGCTGCTGCTGGGCGGCATGGTCAAGGGCGTAGTCAGTATCGGCGTACCGCTGGTGGCGATGCCGATCCTCAGCCAGTTCATGCCGATCAAAGAGGCCGTTCTGTTGCTGTCGATGCCGATCATCCTCGGCAATATTCCTCAGGCGCTGGAAGGCGGCGACATGCTGCCGACGGTCCGGCGCATTGCTGCGCCGTTGATCGGCACGGTGGTCGGCAATATTGTCGGCGTGAGCGTATTGATCTCGCTGGCGCCGCATCGCGCGCAAGCTGCCGCAGGCACCTTGCTGATCGTTGCGGCACTCCTCCTGCTGCTGTCGCCGCGGCTGACGTTGTCGCCGGCGTGGGCGAAACCGGCGGGCTTCGTGCTGGGATTCGGCGCGGCCGTGATGGAAAGTATCGCCTCGGTGCCGGGGCCTTTGCTGGCGATGTATCTGATCGCCACCGGCGCCACGGGGAAAGCTTTTACCAAGCAGATCGCGATTATCCTGGTGGTGTCGATCATCACGCTGGTTGCCGCGTTCAGTGGCGGCGCGCATGCCAGTTGGAGCGATCTGATCATTTCGGCGTGTGCGAGCGTGCCGGTGATCGTCGGCATGCTACTGGTGCGGCCGCTGCGAGACCGCTTGCCGCCGGCGGCGTTTCGGGTCCTGGTTCTGCTGTTCGTTCTGGCAGCCGCCGCGCAAATGATCTGGAAATCAGGCGTTTTATAAGGGTTCGGGTTGCGTGTGGCGGTCAATTCAGGCCGTGGAACGCGCCTTGCTGGTCATTGCTTACCGCAGTCAACCGGAGAGCCCTTTTGGCAACCAAGGCAAATCCCCCGAATGAGCCGGCCCGCAAGCCTGATGAAGATCCGGGCAGCCCGCCTACCGAGGTGTCCAAGCCGATTGGCGACGCCATCCCCACGCCGGTCGAACCGGGTCTCGATAAGCCATTACCGCAAAAAGGCGAAACAGCACCCCCGCGCCCCACGCAGACGACGCGTGACGGGTAAATTGCTCAGGCGGCGGCCGGCTCGTGGACGATCTTCAGCGCACTCTTGTGCTCCTTGATCAACCGGTAAACCGTTTCGCCAGGAACGGTCTCCCGTTCGAGCAGCTCGTCGGCAATCGCGCGTAGGACAGGCTCATAGGCGTGCAGCAGCCCGTAGCACAACTCGTTCAATTCCTTGAGCAGCACGTTGGCGTGTTCTATGGCGTTCTTCATTTGCAGGCCCGCGTATTGCGAGGGCAGCGCCGCGAGGCTGAACAGATCGCCGTCGCGATTGAAGCCGAACCTGGACACCATGTCGAGGCTGATGCGCGACGCTTCCTGCAGATCCGATGCAGCGCCACTCGATGCTTCGGAGAACGTGAGAATTTCGGCGTTGCGTCCGCCCAGCAAAACCTGAATCTCGTTGCGAATTTCAGTTTCGCGGTACAGGTGCTTGTCCTGCGCCTTCGTGATCAGCGCGACACCCAGGGCGCCGCCACGCGGCAAGATCGTGACCTCTTCCAGCACACCGGTGCCGAGCAGTGCGGCAACCAGTCCGTGCCCCGCTTCGTGCACTGCGATCCGCGTGCGTTCGTCCTCGCTCAGCGCCCGTTCGGCGCCGCTCACGTCGCCGATGCGCGCGATCTTGATCGCCTCCATGAAATGCCTCGACGCGATTTCCGTCTCGCCCGCTTTGCGCGCGACCAGCCCTGCCTGATTCACCACCATCGCGACAGTGGCCGGAGAAAGCCCCGTGGTCAGGCGAGCAAGCTGGTCGTAGTCGATATCCGCGGCTTTCGATTTCAGTTTCTGCGCGTAGAAGCGGAAAATTTTCGCGCGCTCTTCGCGGTCGGGCAAACGGACCTGCACGGTGCGGTCGAAGCGGCCCGGACGGCGCAACGCCTCGTCCAGATTGTCGGGGTGATTGGTCGCCGCAACGACGATGACGCCTTCGTTGGAAGCAAAGCCGTCCATCTCCGCGAGCAACTGATTGATGATGCGATTGCTCTCCGCTTCGACGGGACCGCCGCCGGTATCCGTGCGCTTGGCGAGGCCGTCGGCTTCGTCGATGAAGATGACCGTGGGAGCATTCTTGCGTGCGAGCTCGAACAGGTGTTTGACCTTCTGGATGCCGACGCCGTAGTACTTCGCACTGAAATAGCTGCCCGTGATCGAAATGAAGTTTGCGCCGCATTCACCGGCGAGCGCTTGCGCAAGCCGCGTCTTGCCGACGCCCGGGCCGCCGACCATCAGAATGCCGCACGGTGCGCGCACGCCCATCGACGTGAATTGCTTCGGATCGGACAGATAGCCGCGGATGTCCGCGAGCGCCGCCTTGGCTTCCCCCGCGCCGATCACGTCGTCGAAACACAGCGTGGGCGCCTTGGTGAGCAGCGAAGCGCCCCCCTTCATCTCGCGGCGCATGAACCACACCATGCCGCCGATCAGCAACAACGGCAGCAGCAGACCGATCGTGTCGCGCAACAGGCCGAATATCGACACCCAGCGTGCCGCACCGGTCCGGATATCGGCGTCGGGCAACCATACGAGCTGATACGACGCCGCCTGATCGGCTTTGGGTTCGCCGAGCAGCAGTGCGTGCGAGAACGTGGCGTTATGGTCGGTGACGAAGTATTTCGCGCCCTCGCGCGTCGACACCAGAATCGCATTGGGGCTCACGCCGATCGCGGTTACGTTGGCGGCGCGAACGTCACGCAGCATTTGCGACGCGTCTTTCTCTTCGTGTGTCCACGCCGAGGGATCGTGACGCATCTGACTCGCAATGCCGGTGAGCGCCGGATTGGCCTGCCCGTCGCGCTGCTGGTAAGCCCACATGCTCAAGGCGAGCAACATGGCGACGAGTACCGCACCGACCGCAATGGCGATCTTGCGTACGCGTCTTTTCTCAAGCGAATTCTTTCCCGGCTTCATGAGTCACTTCCAAAAACAGGCCAAGGCAGGCCTTCGATACTGGTCAAAATCAGGTGGTAGAGGCTGATGGGGGGAGATCGGCTGATGCGGCACCATGCGTGCGCGGAAAGAAGGACACCAAAGCATTTGTCCCTTTTAGCAGCCAACCCGCCGGCTAGCATACCGGCTGGCCACTCATTCCGTGTTGCAGAAAAGGCCTGTTTCTACCGTCTATCCGACGTTCGATAGCGTCGGATTCAGGGAGCAATCGGCGCGCTAAAGCGATGCCCGGCTGCTCCGGCGCACAGTTTATCAGCGCTATATTCCCTGCGTATTCTTCA containing:
- a CDS encoding OpgC domain-containing protein, with the translated sequence MDIRRGRSIEVDFFRGVVLIVIVLDHIPGSTLSHLMLHTYALCDSAEVFVFLGGYASAAAYTAVLAGRGESAAAMRFVRRCWEIYRAYLLTAVLTLLSGAVLALLHLNQPMIDLTGWQPFAVQPLHAAFDIAVLRRQPYLSSVLPMYVIFALCVPLVVPLARRSSLAALGLSLTVWSLARPLAALLSIDDVADWAFNPFAWQLMFVLGILCRVQPVSERFHATRTAHWLTRVAVVAVLAFAIVKLFILTQPLPGVLKQNLSVERVINFVVIAWLAAQFVRAGSIAWLAQRLPAVVTVGRTGLVCFVSGTLVSLIVDTATPHTFHGFRGTLIGLGGDLVAIGAVLMIARGWSDWKGQQSRTAARRARYG
- a CDS encoding acyltransferase family protein produces the protein MNNRIAGFDGLRAIAVLMVFFQHRLFGEIGEIGHLGVWIFFALSGFLIIGILSAQRTRIERNGSGFGTELKRFLFRRTLRIFPVYYLMLAVMCVLMALGMASPELADGMPFHFAYLSNFWIGSVLHYWPGRYSHLWSLAIEEQFYLVVAPLLLLVTARRHRAVCLAIVAVGLVSLLAMRAAQWQEITIYTHPLTNFWLLALGGMGGLMIAREASRLRAVLGHGMTLFVLSVCLVGFCATEPRWSQLHSPLAFTMVNAVYGVCIAALVGSIACCRNAVVIGLLETGWLVNFGRISYGFYLYHNLIPDLTRNRHATALFGGVVPVWAHAAGIVASFLISLTLAVLSWRLIEAPILRLKTRHTRTDTTDRASAQRVPALAASPAASVATSAAARNERARKDEDVTSDAI
- a CDS encoding sulfite exporter TauE/SafE family protein, translating into MFHFSFADGVLGASLQTLSLYALLGIIAALLLGGMVKGVVSIGVPLVAMPILSQFMPIKEAVLLLSMPIILGNIPQALEGGDMLPTVRRIAAPLIGTVVGNIVGVSVLISLAPHRAQAAAGTLLIVAALLLLLSPRLTLSPAWAKPAGFVLGFGAAVMESIASVPGPLLAMYLIATGATGKAFTKQIAIILVVSIITLVAAFSGGAHASWSDLIISACASVPVIVGMLLVRPLRDRLPPAAFRVLVLLFVLAAAAQMIWKSGVL
- a CDS encoding AAA family ATPase, which produces MKPGKNSLEKRRVRKIAIAVGAVLVAMLLALSMWAYQQRDGQANPALTGIASQMRHDPSAWTHEEKDASQMLRDVRAANVTAIGVSPNAILVSTREGAKYFVTDHNATFSHALLLGEPKADQAASYQLVWLPDADIRTGAARWVSIFGLLRDTIGLLLPLLLIGGMVWFMRREMKGGASLLTKAPTLCFDDVIGAGEAKAALADIRGYLSDPKQFTSMGVRAPCGILMVGGPGVGKTRLAQALAGECGANFISITGSYFSAKYYGVGIQKVKHLFELARKNAPTVIFIDEADGLAKRTDTGGGPVEAESNRIINQLLAEMDGFASNEGVIVVAATNHPDNLDEALRRPGRFDRTVQVRLPDREERAKIFRFYAQKLKSKAADIDYDQLARLTTGLSPATVAMVVNQAGLVARKAGETEIASRHFMEAIKIARIGDVSGAERALSEDERTRIAVHEAGHGLVAALLGTGVLEEVTILPRGGALGVALITKAQDKHLYRETEIRNEIQVLLGGRNAEILTFSEASSGAASDLQEASRISLDMVSRFGFNRDGDLFSLAALPSQYAGLQMKNAIEHANVLLKELNELCYGLLHAYEPVLRAIADELLERETVPGETVYRLIKEHKSALKIVHEPAAA